GAGGAGATCGCGGAAGAAGTGCTCGAGGTAGGCGCGCGCGCCGGGCCACGCGAGCCGCGTGCCGCGCGCGTCGAGCAGCGCGAAGATCTCGGCGACGACGGCCTCGAGGATGGCGCGCGTGCGCGCGTCCGCGCCCAGCGCGCCGTAGGGCACGCCGATCAGCGCGCCGAGCGGATTCAGCGCGCAGTTGTACAGGAGCTTCGCCCACAGCTCGCGCTCGACGTCGTCGCACGGCTCGCACGGGATGCCGCCGCTCGCGACGGCCTCGCAGAAGTCGGCGGCGGGCGCGGGCGGCGCGTCGCCGAGCGGGCCGACGAGCACGGGCGCCGCGTGCGCCGTCACCTCGACGCGCGTCGCCGAGCGGCGCTGGAACCCCGTGATCACCCGCGCGGCGTAGAGCGCGGCGCCGCGCGCGCCGAGTGCGCGCTCGAACGGCTCGGCCGCACCCCAGCCGTTGTAGGCGAGCACGACGCGCTTCGCGCCGCCGATGTCGTGCCACGCGCGCGCGAGCGCCTCGGCGCAGGCGGGTGCGTCGGGCGTCTTCGTCGCGACGAGCATCCATTCGAACGCGCGGCCGCGCAGCGCGTCGGCGCCGACGCCGGCTTCGAGGCGCGAAGGCGCGATGCGCACGTCGCCGAACAGCCCGCTGCGCTCGACGCCGTCGCGGAGCAGCGCGTCGGCGGCCTCGGGCGTGCGCGTCGCGAAGCGCACGGTGTGGCCCGCGGCGAGCAGGCCGCTCCCGATTCCGAGGCCCACGGCGCCGGCGCCGACGATCGCGATGCGCACGCTCCTCCTTCCTGCGTCTGCGCGCTGCGCGCGCTCGGGTATGATGCGCGCCCCGCCGCCGTCGCCGCCCCCGTCCGTAGCGCAGAAACGCGCGCGCAGAGAAGCGAAAGGAACCGCCGCCGTGGCCGAGCCCCGTGGACCGCTCTCCGGAATCCGAATCCTCGAGATCGCGGGCATCGGGCCCGGCCCGTTCGCGGCGATGATGCTCTCCGACATGGGCGCCGAGGTGCTGCGCGTCGATCGCGCGCAGGCCGTTCCCGCCGCTCCGCCGGCCGGCGCGTCGAAGGACGTGCTCGCGCGCGGGCGCCGCAGCGTCGCGCTCGACCTCAAGCACCCCGACGGCGTCGCCGCGCTGCTGCGGCTCGTCGAGGGCGCGGACGCGCTGATCGAGGGCTTCCGGCCGGGCGTGATGGAGCGGCTCGGCGTCGGGCCCGACGCGTGTCTCGCGCGCAACCCGCGCCTCGTCTACGGGCGCATGACGGGCTGGGGCCAGGACGGTCCGATGGCGCACGCCGCGGGCCACGACATCAACTACATCGCGCTCGCGGGCGCGCTCGACCCGATCGGCCGCGCGGGCGGGCCGCCCGTGCCGCCGCTCAACCTCGTCGGCGACTTCGGCGGCGGTGGCATGCTGCTCGCCTACGGCGTCGTGTGCGCGCTGCTCGAGGCGAGGACGTCCGGGCGCGGGCAGGTCGTCGACGCGGCCATGGTCGACGGCGCCGCGCTGCTCATGGGCTTCTTCCACGGCATGCGCGCGATGGGCGTGTGGAAGGACGAGCGCGGCACCAACATGCTCGACACGGGCGCGCACTTCTACGACGTCTACGAGACGAGCGACGGGAAGTACGTGTCGATCGGCTCGATCGAGCCGCAGTTCTACGCCGAGCTGCTCGACAAGGTCGGCCTCGCCGGACGGGAGCTGCCGCGCCAGATGGCGCGCGACGAGTGGCCGGCGATGAAGGAGCGGCTCGCCGCGATCTTCCGCACGCGGACGCGCGACGAGTGGTGCGCGCTCATGGAGGGGTCGGACGTGTGCTTCGCGCCCGTGCTGTCGATGGACGAGGCGCCGCGCCACCCGCACAACCGCGAGCGCTCGACGTTCGTGGAGGTGGCCGGCTTCCTGCAGCCGGCGCCCGCGCCGCGCTTCGATCGCACGCGGCCCGCCGTGCCTGCGCCGCCCGCGCACCCGGGCCAGCACACCGACCGGGCGCTCGCCGACTGGGGCTTCGGCGCCGACGAGATCGCGAAGCTGCGCGCGGCGAAGGCGATCGCCTAGCGAGCGAAGCGGTCGATCGCGATCGCCGCGCCGTCGGCGTCGTTGTCCTCGACGACGAAGTCCGCGACGCGCTTCGCGGCGTCGACGGCGTTCGCCATCGCGACGCCGATCCCGGCGTGCTCGATCATCTCGGCGTCGTTCGCGTCGTCGCCGATCGCGAGCACCTCGGACGGGTCGACGCCCCAGTGCGCGCACACCCAGCGCACGCCCGCCCACTTGCCCGCGTCGGGCGAGACGACCTCGAGGATGTCACCGCGGTAGTTCTTGTTGCGGATCTGGTGCGTGCGCGCCGCGCCGCCGAACTCGCTGCGCAGCTCGGCGTGGACGCGCCCGAGCGCTTCGCCGTCGGCCATGCAGCTCATCATCACGACCGGCACGTCCGGCCGCTGTGCGAGGTCGTCGACCACGCGGCCCGCGGCGCCGTGGTCGCGCAGGTAGTCGGCCTGGAACGCGTGCGCGCGCTCGATCGGCTCGTAGTAGAAGTCGGTCGCGGGGTCGTCCACGTAGACGAGCGGCGAGCCGACGCGGCGATAGGCGACGAGCACGCGGTCGTAGAGCGCGTGCGGGAGCGCCTGGCGCGCGAGCGTCGCGCCCGTCGCGGCGTCGCGGACGACGACGCCGTTCTGCACGACGGCCGGCCCCTCGAGCCCGAGCGCGCGGATGGCGGGGAGCGCCGTGCGGTAGCGGCGCCCCGTGCACGCGACGACGCGCACGCCGCGCTCGTGCGCGCGCGCGACGGCGGCGACGACCGACGGGCGCAGCTCGGCGCGCGAGTCGAGCGCGGTGCCGTCGAGGTCGAGGGCGACGAGCCGGATGGCCATGGGCGGCGAACGATGTCACAGCGCGCGGCCGGCTGCCCGCGGCGAGGTGGCAGCGCGCGCGCGGCTCGCGCACCCTGCCGCGAACGCGCGCGAGCGCGCGCGTGCGAACCTGCGCGCGAGCCCGCGTGCGAACTCCGGTACGCGAGCCCGCCGTCGCCGCGGCGCGTGCACCGTCCGGACCGAGGAGGATTCCGATGAACCCGCGCTGGGGCATCCCGCTCGCGATCGGCCTGGCCCTGCTCGTCTTCGGCGGCCGCTTCTTCCGGCTCATCCCGCCGGGCCACGTCGGCGTCGCGGAGCTGTTCGGCAAGGTGCAGGACGAGGCCTACCAGGAGGGCTTCCACGTCGTGAACCCGCTCTTCCGCTGGCACGTCTTCGACGTCCGGCAGCGCACGCACAAGGAGGAGGCGCTCGTCCCGACGCGCGACCAGCTGCAGACCAAGATCGACGTGAGCGTGCAGTACCGCTTCGTCGGCGCGATGGCGCCCGACATCGTGCGCACGACGGGCAGCGAGACGCAGATGCTGAACGTGCACCTCATCCCGACGCTGCGGTCGATGGTGCGCGAGCAGGGCGCGACGATCACGAAGGCCGAGGACTTCTTCCTCGACGTCACGCGCGAGAAGATCGAGACGGGCCTGCTCGCGGCGCTGCGCGAGCGCCTCGCGCCGAAGGGCTTCGAGATCCAGGACGTGCTCGTGCGCGACATCGCGCTGCCGGCCGTGCTCGCGCAGGCGATCGAGCAGAAGAAGGAGCGCGAGCAGGCCGTCGAGCGCCAGAAGGCCGAGCTCGAGCGCTTCCGCACCGAGCAGATGCAGAAGGTCGCGCTCGCCGAGGCCGAGCGGCGCGCCGCGGAGGAGGAGGCCGCGAAGCGGCGCATCCTGGCGGACGCGCGCGCCTACGAGATCCGCGAGATCAACAAGGCCTCGGCGGCCAACCCGGCCTACGTGCAGCTCCAGGCGCTCGAGGCGCTGAAGGAGATGTCGAAGGACCCGGCGGCGAAGATCTACTGGATGGACGGCAAGAGCGCGAACCCGCTCCCGCTCATGCACATGGGCGATGCTCGCTAGGCGGCACCGCGGAGGCCGGGTGCGATGACGACCGAGCTGCGCAAGGAGGCGTTCGGGCCGGAGGGCGACCCGGCGCGTCACCTCCCGCTCGACGCGCTCGAGTCCGGCCTCGCGGCGCTGCCCGCGTCGCCGCGCGACGCGGGCGTGCTGCGCCTCGTCGCGTTCCGCCGCCCCGACGGCGTGCGCGAGACGCCCGCCCGCACGCGCCTCACGCCGGGCGAGGGAGTGCCCGGCGACGGCTGGGCGCGTCGTCCGCCGCGCGACCCGCAGGCGCAGCTCGCCGTCATCCACCACGGCGTCGCCGCGCTCGTCGCGAACGGCCAGCCGCTCCCGCACTTCGGCGACAACCTCTACGTCGATCTCGACCTCTCGGCCGAGAACCTGCCCTTCGGCACGCGGCTGCGCGTCGGCGACGCGCTCGTCGAGATGACGCCGAAGCCGCACGACGGGTGCGCGAAGTTCCGCCAGCGCTTCGGCGCGGACGCGCTGCGCTTCGTGCAGGCGGGGCCCACGCGCCCGCGCAACCTGCGCGGCGTGTACTGGCGCGTCGTCGAGGAGGGCGCGGTCGAGGTGGGCGCGCCGGTCGTGGTCGTCGAGCGGCCGGCCTAACGAGCCGTGCGGAACGGCCGCGTCCAGCGGCCGGACAGCACGTAGACGCTCGTCGCGGCGGTGACGGTGACGGCGCCCGCGAGCGTCGCCGCGAAGAGCCCGCTCGGGCCCCAGCCGGCCTGCGTCGCGAGATACCACCCGACCGGCAGCGTGACGAAGAGCGCGTTGCCCGTCGCCATCACCATCGGGACGACGACGTCGCCCGCGCCCTGGAGCGCGCGGAAGAAGACGAAGTAGAAGGCCCAGCCCACGAAGGCGAAGCCCTGGTAGACGAGCAGCTCGCTCCCGAGCGCGAGCACCTCGGGGTCGTCCGTGAAGAGGGAGACGAACGGCACGCGGAACACCAGCAGCGCGACGCCGACCGAGACGAGCAGCGTCGCGTGCGCGGCGAGCCCGACCCAGAGCGACTTCCACGCGCGCCGCACGCTGCCGGCGCCGAGGTTCTGGCCGACGAGCGTCGCGCACGCGCCGGCCAGCGGGAACGCGAGCATGGGCCCGGCCATCGCGATGCGCAGCCCGATCGAGTACGCGGTCTGCGCCTTGTCGCCGAAGCTCCCGGCGAGCCGCAGGAAGTAGAAGTTCACCGCGAACGTCCCGAACATCTGGAGCGCGGGCGCCCAGGCCTGCGCGAAGAACGCGCGCATCACCACCGGGTCGGGGGCGAGATGGCGCAGGCGCACGTGCACGCGGCTCGCGCCGCGGAAGAGCACGGCGAACGAGATCGCGACGCCGAGCCCCTGCCCGATGGCCTGGCCGATCGCGATGCTCTCGATGCGCAGCGCGGGCAGCCACAGCATCCCGTACACGAGCAGGTACTCGGTCACGAGCGACACGCTCGTCTGCACGATCATCACGATCATGGGCGTCGTCGCGTCGCCCGCGCCGTTCAGCACCGCGCCGAGGAGCGTGACGAAGATCCAGCCGAAGCCGAGCGTGAAGGTGATCCGCAGGTAGGGGAGGGCGAGCTCGGCGACCGCCGGGGACACGTTCATCACCGACAGCATCTCGCGGCCGAAGGCGAGCCCGGCGAGCGCGACGAGCAGCGCGATGGCGGCGCCGGCGGTCGCGACCTGGCCGGCCACGTGCTCGGCGTCCGCGATGCGGCCCTCGCCGACGAGGCGCGAGATCATCCCCTGCGCGCCGAAGCTCGCGCCCATCAGCAGGATCATCACGATCTGCCGGAACGACTGGTTCGTCACGACGACGGCGCTGACGGCCTGCTCGCCGATCGACGCGATGAACTTCAGGTCGACGAGCTGGTACACGACCGTCGACAGGCTCGTCGCGAGCAGCGGCACGGCGAGCACGAAGAGCGACGTCCAGAGGCTTCCGCGCGTGTGGTCGCGGTGGCGGAACTGCGCGCGCAGGCCGGGTGCGCCCGCCGCCGCGGCCGCGCTCGCGGCGATCGGCGGACCGGGCGCTTCGGACGGGTCGGGCTCGCTCACGCGTCGCTCCCGCGGCGGCGGCGCGGCGCGGGCGCCGGTGCTGCCTGGTCGGCGCGGCGTCGCTCGAGCTCTTCGAGGCTGCGGGGCCAGTCGCGCTTGAGGAGCCGGGAGAGTGCCCGATCGGCGAGCAGCCTGCCGCCCGTCTGGCACGGCGCGCAGTAGTTCGTCTCGTTGCTCGCGTGCACGATGCGCTGGATGGGCGCGCCGCAGCGCGGACAGGGCTGGCCGTAGCGCCCGTGCGCGGCCATCTCCGCGCGGAAGGCCGTGACCTCCTCGGGGAAGGCATCGCCCGCGCGCGCGCGCAGCCGCTCCGTCCAGGCGACGAGCGTCGCGCCGACGGCCGCGTGCAGGCGCGCGACGGCGTCGTCGTCGAGCGAGCCCGTGAGCGCGACGGGCGAGAGCTGCGCGCGGTGGAGGATCTCGTCGGAGTACGCGTTGCCGATGCCGGCGAACAGGTGCGGGTCGGTGAGCGCGCGCTTGAGCGTGTGGCTCTCCGAGCGCAGGCGCGCGGCGAACGCGTCGAGCGGGGTGGCGAGCGGCTCGAGCCCGCCCGGGTCGTGCGCGGCGAGCGCCGCGCGCCCGCGCACGACGTGGAGCGTCGCGCGCTTGCGCGTGCCGGCCTCGGTCAGGACGAGCGTGCCGCCCGCGCTCGCGCCCGACGGCGCCGGCCCGAAGCGCAGCCGCGCGTGCACGGAGCGCGGCGCGCGCCCGCGCGGCGCGCGCGCGCCGTCGGGCCGCCAGCGCAGGCGCCCCGCGACCATCAGGTGGAAGACGAGGTAGAGGTCGTCGTCGCCCGGCGCGTCGGCCGCGGCGCCGTCGCCGCGCAGCCCGATCGCGATGCGCTTCCCGACGCGCCGCAGGTCGACGACGCGGCGCCCTTCGGCGGCGGCGAGCGGCGGGTCGACCGTGCGCAGCAGCGACGCGCTCGTGAGCTCGGCTCGCTCGAGCACGGCGCCGCCCGCGACGCGCTCGAGCGCCTCGAGATACACGGTGAGGTCGGGGAGCTCGGGCATCGTGCGCGCTCCTCCGCGCGCGTCACTTCCACGCGAAGACGGGCTGCTCGTAGTGCGCGACGCGCGTCGACTTGCCGCGCACGGCGACCTCGACGAACTGGTAGAGCACGGCGGCGGTGGGCGCGTTGATCTCGCGCCCGAAGATCGGCAGCACGATCACCGGGCGCTCGCTCTCCGGAATGCGCTCGAGCCGCGGCACCTCGGGCTTCTCGAGCTCGGCGAGCGCGACGCGGTGCACCTCCGCCACCTCCTGCGGGTCGGGCGTGAGGCGGCAGCCCGGCCCTCCCCACACGACGAGCGGCGTGATCGCGAAGCCCGAGCGCGTCTCGTAGACGTCGAGCGCGCCGAGCACGCGGTCGGGCGCGAGCGCGAGGCCGAGCTCCTCCTCGAGCTCGCGCAGCGCCGCCTCGACGATGCTCTCGCCGTCGTCGAGGCGCCCGCCCGGCAGCGCCCACTGGCCCGCGTGGCGGCGGAGCTTCGTCGGCCGCCGCGTGATCAGGAAGCACGGCCGCCCCGCGTCGTCGTCGGTGACGACGACGGAGACGGCGGCGCTCCGCAGCCGCCGCGGGCGCGCGGCGGCGCGCGGCTCGAAGCGCGCGAGGTTGCGCGCGAGCGCGGCGCGGAGCGCGTCGTCGAGCCGCGCCGGCGCGCCGGGCGGCGATGCGGTGTCGAGCATCGGGCGACGATAGTCGGCGCGCCGGGCCGTCGCCCGCGCGAAGCCGGATGCGCTACGCATGCGGCCGCATGACGCCGCCCGCGCTCGACGAAGCCTCGATCCGCCGCCACCGCTTCCGCGGCGCCGAGCCCGACGTCGAGATCGCGGCGATCGAGTGGCCGGGCGACGGGCCGCCGGCGCTCCTCCACCACGCGAACGGCTTCTGTGCGGCGATGTGGGCGCCCGTGGCCGAACGGCTCGCGCGCCACTTCCGCGTGTTCGCGGTCGACGCGCGCGGGCACGGCGACTCGAGCGCGCCCGCGCGCGAGGGCGCGTACGCGTGGGCGGCGATGGCGCGCGATCTCGGCGCCGTGGCGCGCGCCGTCCGCGACCTCGCCGGCGCGCCGCGCATCGCGCTCGGCGTCGGTCACTCGTTCGGCGGCACGCTCACGATGACGGCGGCGTCTGCGGAGGCCGGTCTCTACGCGCGGGCGATCCTGATCGACCCGGTGATCCTTCCGCGCCTCACGCGCGCGCAGCGCGCGGCGGCCGCCGAGAACCCGATGGCGGAGCGCGCGCGCAAGCGCCGCCACGCCTGGCCGAGCGCCGACGAGGCGCTCGGCTTCTTCGCCGACAAGCCGCTCTTCGCCGACTTCACGCCGCGCGCGCTGCGGCTCTACGTCGAGCAGGCCCTGCGCGCCGACGCGTCGGGCGAGGTGCGGCTCAAGTGCGAGGGGCGCGTCGAGGGCGCGATCTTCGCGGGGAGCGTCGACTTCGACCCGCTCGCCGTCGCGGCGCGCGCCGACCTGCCGCTGCGCGTGCTGCGCGCGACGCGCGGCGACTTCACGCGCGCCGCGTACGAGGAGCTCGTCGCGACGCTGCCGCGCGGCGAGCTCGGCGACATCGAGGGCGGGCACCTGGTTCCGATGGAGCAGCCCGAGCGCGTGGCGGACGCGATCCTCGCGTTCGCCGGCGCACCGCCCGGCTAGCCGCGCGCGCGTTCGCGACACCGACGGTGCGCGGCGCGGCGGCGGAAGGAGGTCCGACGATGGCGAGCGATCTCGCGCACCCCGTTCCCGTGCGGCCCGAGGCGCACGCGGTCTTCGCGCCCGACAAGATGGGGAAGGCGACGCTCTTCGCGTCGCCGCGTCTCCTCGTCGGGCTGAACGCCTTCGAGCCCGGCCAGGAGCACGCGCTCCACGCCCACGAGGGGATGGACAAGGTCTACCAGGTGCTCGAGGGGAGGGGCCTCTTCCTGCTCGAGTCGCGCGAGGTCGCGATGGACGCCGGCACCCTGCTGGTCGCGCCGGCCGGCGTGCCGCACGGCATCCGGAACACGGGGGCGGGGCGGCTCGTCGTCCTCGCCATCCTCGCGCCGGGGCCCGCCTAGCGCGCTTCGCCGCGGCGGCGCGAGCGCCCCGGCCGGAACGCGCTCACCCACGGGCTGCCGTCGTCCCAGAAGCGGTACGGCAGCGCGGCGGCCTTCGTGATGCCGACGCGCGGCCCCGCGGCGACGCGGACCGTCGCTCCGCTCGCTTCGCGCGCGTCGCGGTAGAGGCCGAGCGCGCCGCGCAGCAGGCTCGCGCCGTCGTGCGCGAGCTCGAGGCCGAGCGCCTGTGCGAGCCGCCCCGGCCCGCGCGCGAGCGCGCGCGCGCCGGCATCGCGCGGCAGGCCGCGCAGTGCGCGCATCGCGTCGAGGCCGGCGAGCGGCTCGAGCGCGCGCAGCAGCACGGCCGCGCCGCGGCCCGCGGGCTCGCACACGACGTTCACGCAGACGTGGATGCCGTAGCTGCGGTAGGCGTAGAGCCGCCCGGGCGGGCCGAACATCGTGCGGTTGCGCGCCGTGGGGCCCGGGTGCGAGTGCGCCGCAGGGTCGCTCCCGTCGCCGAGATACGCCTCGACCTCGACGAGACGGCCGCCGACCACCGTGCCGTCTGGCAGCCTGTGGAGGAGGAGCTTCCCTGGGAGATCGCGGGCCACCTCGAGGCAGGGCCGCGCGAAGAAGGCGCGATCGAGCCGACCTCCGGTCTTCACGGGGGCGACGCTAGCAGTGCGCCGCCGCGGTTGAGTGGTGCTGGGTGCGATCCGATGACGCGGTATCGTCCCGCCTCACCGCGGACTCACATCGTCGCAGGATCCGAGGAGCAGCGCGCATGACTCGCGATGCGAAAGCCTTGCCCGAGCCGCCCGCGAAGGACGCCGACGGCGAAGGCGCGTCTCGCTACGCGGACTTCGGTCTCAACGCCGCCTATCTCGACGAGATCTTCGAGCGCTACCAGGTCGACCCGCGCTCGGTCGATCCGGCCTGGGCGCGCGTCTTCGGCGACGGCGCGCCGCCCGCCGCGCGGGGCGCGGTGCCGGCCGCACGGGGCGCGGCGCCCGCCGCGCCGTCGGCGGCGAGGCCGGCCGCGGCTGCGGCGCCCGCCGCCGCTCCCTCCGCCGACGCGCCGACGAAGCTCGGCGGCAAGCACGCGCGCGTGCTCCGCCTGATCCACGCCTATCGAGCGCGCGGCCACCGCATCGCGCAGAACAACCCGGTCGAGGACGTCGACGAGTACTTCCCGGAGCTCGATCCCGCGCACTACGGGTTCGGCACCGAGGACCTCGCGCACCCGTACGAGGTCGCGGACGAGGTGCCCGGGCCGCCGATCCAGACGCTCGCCGAGATCATCGAGCGCTTGAAGGCGACGTACTGCGGGCCGGTCGCCGTCGAGTTCACGCACGTCCAGGACCCGGGCCCGCGGCAGTGGCTGCGCGAGCGGATGGAGGCGTGCCAGAACCGGCCGTCGCTCTCGCCCGAGGAGCGCAAGCACGTGCTCGAGCGGCTGTCGGCCGCCGAGCTCTTCGAGCGCTTCCTCCACACGAAGTTCCTGGGGCAGAAGCGCTTCTCGCTCGAGGGCGCGGAGTCGCTGATCCCGCTGCTCGACACCATCGTCGAGGACGCGCCGTCGCACGGCATCGGCGAGATCGTGTTCGGCATGGCGCACCGCGGGCGCCTCAACGTGCTCGCGAACATCCTCGGCAAGTCGTACGCCGCGATCTTCGGCGAGTTCGAGGACAGCCCGCTGCTCGACTCGCCCTTCGGGTCCGGCGACGTGAAGTACCACAAGGGCTTCTCGAACGACCGCACGACGCGCTCGGGCGACAACGTGCACCTGACGCTCACCTCGAACCCGTCGCACCTCGAGGTCGTCGACCCGGTCGTCGAGGGACGCTGCCGCGCGAAGCAGGTGCGCACGGGCGACCTCACCGGCGAGAGCATCATCCCGGTCGTGATCCACGGCGACGCGGCCTTCGCGGGCCAGGGCATCGTCGCCGAGACGCTCAACCTCGCGAACCTGCGCGGCTACTCGACGGGCGGCACGATCCACGTGATCGTGAACAACCAGATCGGCTTCACGACGACGCCCGCCGAGGCGCGCTCGACGCTCTACTGCAGCGACGTCGCGAAGATGATCCAGGTGCCCGTCTTCCACGTGAACGGCGACGAGCCCGAGTCGGTCGTCTACTGCGTGAAGCTCGCGCTCGCCTACCGCCAGCGCTTCCGGCAGGACGTCGTGATCGACGTCATCTGCTACCGCCGCCACGGCCACAACGAGGGCGACGAGCCGAGCTTCACGAGCCCCGGGCTCTACAAGCGCATCCGCGCGCGCGCGTCCGTGCGCAAGCTCTACTCCGACGCGCTCGTCGAGGCGGGCGTGATCACGGCGGAGGAGGCGCAGGGCATCGAGGACGTGCTCGGCGAGCAGCTGCAGGAGGCGCTGCAGGTGATCCAGTCGCGGCCGCCCGGGCCCGACGAGCCGTACGAGCCGCGCGGGCCCTGGACGGGCTTCGATCGCGTCCGACCGCAGGAGCACCCCGACACGTCCGCGTCGCTCGAGCTGCTCTCGCAGGTCGCCGAGGGGCTCGGCAGCGTGCCGCAGGGCTTCGAGGTGCACCCGAAGCTGCGCACGCTGCTCGAGAAGCGCCGCAAGTCGGTCTCCGACAACCAGCCGCTCGACTGGGCGATGGGCGAGCTGCTCGCCTACGGAACGCTCGTGCTCGAGGGCACGCCCGTGCGCCTCTCCGGCCAGGACAGCGCGCGCGGCACCTTCTCGCACCGCCACGCCGTCGTGGTCGACCAGAACACCGACGAGGAGTTCTGCGCGCTCGCGAACCTCGCCGACTACCAGGCCCGCTTCGAGGTCTACGACTCGCACCTCTCCGAGGCGGCCGTCCTCGGCTTCGAGTACGGCTACAGCCTCGCGGACCCGTACACGCTCGTGCTGTGGGAGGCGCAGTTCGGCGACTTCGTGAACGGCGCGCAGGTGATCATCGACCAGTTCATCTCGTCGGCGCACGTGAAGTGGCAGCGCATGAGCGGGCTCGTGATGCTGCTCCCGCACGGCTACGAGGGCCAGGGGCCCGAGCACTCGAGTGCGCGCATCGAGCGCTTCCTGCAGATCTGCGCCGAGGACTGCATGCAGGTGGCGAACTGCACGACGCCCGCGCAGTACTTCCACCTGCTGCGGCGCCAGATGAAGCGAAGCTACCGCGCGCCGCTCGTCGTCTTCACGCCCAAGAGCCTGCTGCGCGCGCCGCACGCGACGTCGCCCGTCGAGGCGCTCACGCACGGCAGCTTCCAGCCGCTGATCGGCGACGCGATGGCGGCGCGGCACGCGGCCGAGGTCGAACGCCTGATCTTCTGCAGCGGCAAGGTCTACTACGACCTGATCGCCGAGCGCGAGCGACGCCTCGGCGAGAACGCGCACCGCGTCGCGATCTGCCGCGTCGAGCAGCTGTACCCGTGGCCGTCGGGTCGCGTCGCCGAGATGCTCCGCACCTTCAAGAACGCCGAGCGCGTGATGTGGGTGCAGGAGGAGCCGCGCAACATGGGGCCGTGGACGTTCGTGCGGCCGCGGCTGCGCGAGGCCTGCGAGGGGCGCGCGTTCGCGTATGCGGGCCGCGACGAGGCCGCGAGCCCGGCCACGGGCTCGATGCGCATCCACAAGCAGGAGCAGGCTCGCCTGCTCGAGGACGCGTTCGCCGCGATCGAGTAGCTAGCGCGGGCCGCGCTCGGCGAGCAGCGAGGCGACGATGCGGCGCGCGCGATCCCCGTGGATCGGGTGCGGCTCGAGGATGCGCTCGTCGGCGAGCGCGTGCGCGGCGTGGACGGGCGACACGTCCGCGCGCGCGGCGCGCTCGAGGATGCGCCGCACGGTGCGGTAGATCGAGTCCGCGTTGCCGCGGTCGAGGTGCGCGAGCACGGCCGGGTCGCGCGGGAGCGAGCCCGCCTGCTCGTCGCAGCACGCGACGATCCCCATCCGGTTCGCCACGAAGTCCGGCACCCACACGATGCCGCGCGCGTGCAGCGCCTCGGCGTCCGCGACGTCGTCCTCGAGCGGGTTGTTGGCCGCGCCGCACACGATGCGCGCGCGCACCTGCGGGATCGTCTTGGCGTGCAGCACGCCACCGAGCGCGTTCGGCACGAGCACGTCGCACGGCTCGGCGAGGATCGCCTCGTCGCCCGGCGGCACGCAGCGCACCTCGAGCGGGCGGCCCGCGAAGAAGTCGCGCAGCGCGCAGCAGCGCTCGGCCGACGTCTCGGCGACCACCACCCGCGCCACGTCCTTCTCGAACAGGCGCTCGAGCATCGCGGCGCCGACCTGGCCCGCGCCCTGCATCGCGATCGCGCGGCCGCGCAGCGGCGCGTCGCCCGTCGCGTCGCCCGTCGCGTCGAGCGCGGCCTCGATCGCCTCGACGACGCCGAGCGCGGTCATCGCCGACGGATTGCCCGAGCCGCCGACCTCGGGCGGGATGCACGTGGCGAAGCGCGTGTGCCGCGCGACCTCGGCCATGTCGAGCGGCGTCGTGCCGGCGTCCTCGGCCGTCACGTAGCAGCCGCGAAGCCCGGTCACGAAGCGCGCGTACTCGCGGTAGAGCGCGCGGCGCTCGTCGCGCCCGGGTTCGGGTGCATCGGGCGCGCGCGCGATCACGCCCTTGCCGCCGCCCCACCAC
This genomic interval from Myxococcota bacterium contains the following:
- a CDS encoding MATE family efflux transporter produces the protein MSEPDPSEAPGPPIAASAAAAAGAPGLRAQFRHRDHTRGSLWTSLFVLAVPLLATSLSTVVYQLVDLKFIASIGEQAVSAVVVTNQSFRQIVMILLMGASFGAQGMISRLVGEGRIADAEHVAGQVATAGAAIALLVALAGLAFGREMLSVMNVSPAVAELALPYLRITFTLGFGWIFVTLLGAVLNGAGDATTPMIVMIVQTSVSLVTEYLLVYGMLWLPALRIESIAIGQAIGQGLGVAISFAVLFRGASRVHVRLRHLAPDPVVMRAFFAQAWAPALQMFGTFAVNFYFLRLAGSFGDKAQTAYSIGLRIAMAGPMLAFPLAGACATLVGQNLGAGSVRRAWKSLWVGLAAHATLLVSVGVALLVFRVPFVSLFTDDPEVLALGSELLVYQGFAFVGWAFYFVFFRALQGAGDVVVPMVMATGNALFVTLPVGWYLATQAGWGPSGLFAATLAGAVTVTAATSVYVLSGRWTRPFRTAR
- a CDS encoding prohibitin family protein — protein: MNPRWGIPLAIGLALLVFGGRFFRLIPPGHVGVAELFGKVQDEAYQEGFHVVNPLFRWHVFDVRQRTHKEEALVPTRDQLQTKIDVSVQYRFVGAMAPDIVRTTGSETQMLNVHLIPTLRSMVREQGATITKAEDFFLDVTREKIETGLLAALRERLAPKGFEIQDVLVRDIALPAVLAQAIEQKKEREQAVERQKAELERFRTEQMQKVALAEAERRAAEEEAAKRRILADARAYEIREINKASAANPAYVQLQALEALKEMSKDPAAKIYWMDGKSANPLPLMHMGDAR
- a CDS encoding MOSC domain-containing protein, whose protein sequence is MTTELRKEAFGPEGDPARHLPLDALESGLAALPASPRDAGVLRLVAFRRPDGVRETPARTRLTPGEGVPGDGWARRPPRDPQAQLAVIHHGVAALVANGQPLPHFGDNLYVDLDLSAENLPFGTRLRVGDALVEMTPKPHDGCAKFRQRFGADALRFVQAGPTRPRNLRGVYWRVVEEGAVEVGAPVVVVERPA
- a CDS encoding HAD family hydrolase, with translation MAIRLVALDLDGTALDSRAELRPSVVAAVARAHERGVRVVACTGRRYRTALPAIRALGLEGPAVVQNGVVVRDAATGATLARQALPHALYDRVLVAYRRVGSPLVYVDDPATDFYYEPIERAHAFQADYLRDHGAAGRVVDDLAQRPDVPVVMMSCMADGEALGRVHAELRSEFGGAARTHQIRNKNYRGDILEVVSPDAGKWAGVRWVCAHWGVDPSEVLAIGDDANDAEMIEHAGIGVAMANAVDAAKRVADFVVEDNDADGAAIAIDRFAR
- a CDS encoding CaiB/BaiF CoA-transferase family protein; protein product: MAEPRGPLSGIRILEIAGIGPGPFAAMMLSDMGAEVLRVDRAQAVPAAPPAGASKDVLARGRRSVALDLKHPDGVAALLRLVEGADALIEGFRPGVMERLGVGPDACLARNPRLVYGRMTGWGQDGPMAHAAGHDINYIALAGALDPIGRAGGPPVPPLNLVGDFGGGGMLLAYGVVCALLEARTSGRGQVVDAAMVDGAALLMGFFHGMRAMGVWKDERGTNMLDTGAHFYDVYETSDGKYVSIGSIEPQFYAELLDKVGLAGRELPRQMARDEWPAMKERLAAIFRTRTRDEWCALMEGSDVCFAPVLSMDEAPRHPHNRERSTFVEVAGFLQPAPAPRFDRTRPAVPAPPAHPGQHTDRALADWGFGADEIAKLRAAKAIA
- a CDS encoding 2-dehydropantoate 2-reductase — translated: MRIAIVGAGAVGLGIGSGLLAAGHTVRFATRTPEAADALLRDGVERSGLFGDVRIAPSRLEAGVGADALRGRAFEWMLVATKTPDAPACAEALARAWHDIGGAKRVVLAYNGWGAAEPFERALGARGAALYAARVITGFQRRSATRVEVTAHAAPVLVGPLGDAPPAPAADFCEAVASGGIPCEPCDDVERELWAKLLYNCALNPLGALIGVPYGALGADARTRAILEAVVAEIFALLDARGTRLAWPGARAYLEHFFRDLLPPTAAHESSMLQDLRAGRRTEIDALCGAVVRLAGELGLDAPVNRALWQLVRAREERRARMH